One segment of Plasmodium relictum strain SGS1 genome assembly, contig: PRELSG_00_v1_412, whole genome shotgun sequence DNA contains the following:
- a CDS encoding fam-h protein — protein MNRKKNIDLIFNFRMHSRYYSHVTKGFNDTYIPALNIYSKRKKKNALYFPIKFFIFTLSIWILQYSNNWDSCKSLNHKNGLNNILNLGDKRSLAENNDSIKQKEGLQCYIQEGMMTINLEPRNEQSKIEQNINVEPKYEKETMEKNEKIKFSEGILYKCKNNLKLVSLFLAIFLSLSSFSLFLLNHLDYSELYDVDLVLFTLSSLIVSTILIYERIDIKYKK, from the exons atgaacaGGAAAAAGAATATTGATCTTATCTTCAATTTTAGAATGCATTCCAGATACTATTCACATGTAACTAAAGGCTTTAATGATACATATATCCCAGCATTAAACATATATAGtaaaaggaagaaaaaaaatgcattatattttcctataaaattttttatatttactcTTTCAATTTGGATACTACAATATTCTAATAAT TGGGATTCTTGTAAATCATTGAATCATAAAAATggattaaataatatattaaatctAGGAGATAAAAGATCATTAGCAGAAAATAATGATTcaataaaacaaaaagaagGATTACAGTGCTACATACAAGAAGGTATGATGACAATAAATTTAGAACCAAGAAATGAACAAAGTAAAATAGagcaaaatataaatgtagaaccaaaatatgaaaaagagacaatggaaaaaaatgaaaagataaaatttagTGAGGGAATCTTATATAAATGCAAAAATAACTTAAAACTGGTTTCTTTATTTCTTGCTATTTTCTTATCACtgtcttcattttcattatttttactaaatCATCTCGACTATTCGGAATTATATGACGTCGACTTAGTATTATTTACTTTATCTTCTTTGATAGTTTCaactattttaatatatgagAGAATTgacataaaatataaaaagtaa